The Candidatus Binataceae bacterium region CCGACGCCGAGCGCCGACAGCGCATTTGCGAAGCGATTGGTGAGCACGCGCAGGTCGGCGAAGCTGTAGGTGCGGCCCTCGGCCCAGGCGGCGACGCGCGCGCCGCGGCCTTCCTCGACGTGGCGATCGACGACGTAGCTCGCGATATTGAGTTCGTCGGGAATTTCGAGATAGGCGCGCGGGCCTGTCGGTTTGGAGGTCATCCTAATTTCGCTAATTTCGCTAATTTCGCTAATTTCGCCAATTTCGCAGGTTTCGCCTGGAAATTGCGCTTTGCGGATTCCGTGCCGGCAGCTTTCTTCGAGCGGCGCGCTTCGCCCACTCCCATCGGTCTCGCGCCTACGTTATGTTTACAGAGCGATTCTCGTCAACGAGACTGCTCGAACGCACGATTCATTTCTTCACTGCTTCATCTTTTCAGGTTGTCGCGAGACTGCGCCCAAAGAACTACATCCGAGACGACGCCCGAGATTATACCGATGATTCATAAAGCGATGGGCACGGCGGCGCTGATCCTCTTCGGCGTCATCTGCGCCGCCGCGCTCGCCGAGGTCGGCGTGCGTATCGCCAACCATTTCTTTCCCTACTTTTACTGCTACGACGCAGCGCGCGGGTGGGGCCTGCGGCCGCATACGGCGGGCTACTACCGCCGTGAAGGCGCCGCCTATGTCGAGATCAACGGCGCAGGCTTTCGCGGACCCGAGTTCGCGATTCCCAAACCGCCCGGCACGGTCCGTATCGCGGTGATCGGCGACTCTTACACCGAGGCCATGCAGGTGCCGTATGAAGATACGTTCGCCTCGGTCGCGGCGCACCGGCTCGCGCAATGCCCGTTGTTCAAGGGACGGCGCGTCGAGGCGCTCAACTTCGGCGTTGACGGCTACGGCACCACGCAGGAACTGGTGACGCTGCGCGACAAAGTGTGGGCCTACCAGCCCGATATCGTGGTGCTCGCGATTTTCCTCGGCAACGACGTGCGCAACAACTCGGTCTCGCTCGAGCCCAACTTGTGCCGCCCCTTTTATCTCGAGGGCGACGGCAATCTCGTACCGGCGGGGCCCTTTGAGAGCTCGAATTCGTTTCGGCTGTGGTGCATGGCGCGCTTCGACTACCGGAAATCGGGTTTGTTCTCTCTGCTCGGCGGAGCCTGGACGATCCTGACCAGCCGCAATCAGCAACCGACGGCCGACCTGCCGGTCGAACGCGCGATCAATTACGACATCTACAAGCCGCCGACCCAGCAGGTATGGCGCGACGCATGGCAGCTCACCGACGATATGATCGCTGAAATGCATCGCGAGGTCGCCGGCCACGGCGCGGCGTTCCTGACTGTGACGCTCGATACCAGCATCCAGGTATGGCCCGACGCCAGCGTGCGCGACAATTTCATGAAGCACATCGGCGTAAGCGACCTCTTCTATCCGGACCGCCGAATCGCCGCGCTCGGCGAGCGCGACGGCTTCGAGGTCCTGACCCTCGCCGAGCCGCTGTACCAGTACGCCGCGGCTCATCATGCCTTCCTCCATGGTTTCGCGAACAGCAAGATCGGGTTTGGCCACTGGAACGTGGAGGGCCATCGCGTAGCCGGCGAGCTTATCGGCGAGCGGCTGTGCGCAATGGCCGAGGCCGGCAAGTGCGCGGGCTGCGCGGCCGGCCCCCGCGCGCGGTCCGCAGCGGCGCCGCGCTAGCGGCACGCCCGCGGCTGCACGCCTCGCGCGCCGACGCGCACCGCGCTGGGGCGGCCTCATCCCGGTATCCCTGGAAGGCAGGTCGACTCACGGCAGCCCCCGCCCCGGCGAAACGATTGCTTTTTGCACGACCCGCGCTCATCGCGGTCTTCGAATCGAAACCCGCCGATCACACATTTTTGCTCCTTCCGAAAGACGGTGTTCATCATCCGTTCAAACCGGATGGCTAGATTGGCGCGTCAGCGCGGGTCGTGTCGATTCGCGCGCTAACCAAACTCCAGGGAGGAGAAACTCACTATGCGAGGGACTAAACTGCTCGCGCGCAGCCTCTGCGTGCTCGCGATAGGTGCGCTCTGCGCGGGAGCCGCGGCGGCGGGCACGGCTGCGACTCCCATCCAGCACGTCGTGGTGATCTTTCAGGAAAATGTGTCCTTCGATCATTACTTCGCCAGCTATCCCAACGCGGCCAACCCGGCGGGCGAGCCTCAGTTTTTCGCGCAACCCGGAACCCCCACGGTTAACGGACTGACCGGCGCGTTGCTGACCAACAATCCCAACAAGAACAATTCGACCAACGTCCCCCAAATCAATCCGTTTCTTCTCGATCGCTCCCAGGCCTCGACTTGCGACCAGGATCACAATTATGGCGACGAGCAGCTGGCCTTCGATGGAGGAGTGATGGATCTGTTCCCGGCCAGCGTCGGCGTAGGGGAAAGCGCCTTTTGTCTCGACCAATATTCGTACGGAATGGGCAATGCGATCGTCGAAGGCTACTTTGACGGTAACACCGTCACCGCGATGTGGAACTACGCGCAGAATTACGCGCTCAACGACAATTTCTACGGGACGACCTTCGGCCCGTCGACGCCCGGCGTGTTGAACCTGGTCGCGGGCACCACTTACCCGGCGACCGTCAGCGCGGCCTCCGCCAAAATCGCGAACCCCGTCGGCCTGACCGGCACGCTCACCGGCGATCTGGATCCCGCCGGCGACGTTTGCTCGGGCTCGCCGACCATTCAGATGGGCGGACAGAATATCGGCAACCTGTTGAGCGCGCAGGGGTTAAGCTGGGGTTCGTTCATGGGCGGCTTCGACCTGACCATCACGAATCCGAATGGGACGACGGGATGCAAACGATCCAGTCCGGCAACCGCGGCCAACGACATCACGAATTTCCCCCCGCAGCCGGGCGATAATAACTTTACCGCCGACTACATTCCGCACCATGCCTTCTTCAATTATTGGTCGAGCACGGCGAACCCAACTCACGCCCGGCCTACCGTTGCGCCAAGCGAGTACGGCATGTTCAGCTCGACCGGTCCGGGAACGACCGACGCCGCCAACCACAACTATGACACCAACGACTTTTTCGCGGCGCTCAATGCGGGCAATCTGCCGGCGGTCAGCTTTCTCAAGGCGCCCGCCAACATGGACGGCCATGCGGGCTACTCCGATCCGCTGCTGGAGCAGGAATTCGTGGTTGATGTCATCAATGCGGTGGAGAGCTCGGATTTCTGGAGCAGCACGGCGGTGATAATCACCTGGGATGACTCCGACGGCTGGTACGACCATCAGATGGGCCCGATCGTGAACCCTTCGGCCTGGACGCAGACTGCTTTTACCCCAACCTCGAACCGGCAGAACAGCGATCAGCTAAATGGTCTCGGCAAGTGCGGGAACGGCACGCCGCTCAACAACATCGAGGGCCGCTGCGGCTACGGTCCGCGAATCCCGATGCTGGTGATCTCGCCTTACGCCAAGACGAATTTCGTCGACCACACCTTGACCGACCAAAGCTCGATCATTCATTTCATCGAGGACAACTTCCTGGGCGGCCAGCGTATCGGCGGCGGTTCGTTCGACGCGATTTCGGGATCACTCGAGAATATGTTTGACTTCTCGCAGAAGGTGAACCCGGGTCATCGCCATCAGGTATTGCTCGATCCCTCGACCGGATTGGTGACCGGCGGCCACAAGTAAAGCAATCGTTTTGCGACATGACCCGGGCGGGCGCGTGCAACCCACGCGCCCGCCTCGTCATTTTCCTTCCCTCCGAGCCAGCCCAGTCGCCGGTAGAATAGAGAATTGTTCCGTCGGGATCGCGCATTGCCTTTACCCTCCGGACTCTGGTCGAATGATGCGCAATCGTGAACGCCCGACCAGTACTGTCCGCGCGCTCAAGCGGTCAAACCAATCCGCGGGTTGCGCCCGGCCGCGCATGCATGGCGCTGCGAGCGAGGCTCGCCGTCAGGATCGTCGCAAGGACGTGTCCGGCGATTCGCGCAGCCGTCCTTACCGCGATCCTCGCCGGCGGCTTGGCGGTCGGCGCCCGATGCGCCCGCGCGGAGCAGACCGCCCCACCCGTCACCGAGACAAATATCGGTCCCAGTCCTGGCGCTGAGCCAGCGGTTGCGGAGCGCGAAATCCTGCAATCCGCCGCGGCGCTCGAACAGCTTGCGCGCGCGAACTTCGGCGACCTCGACGACGCCGAACTGAAGCTCGTGCACGCCGCGCCGCAGCGCGCCCTGATATGGGCCGGGCCGAACAACGATGCGAGCAGCGCGGCCAACGATCCGTCGAAAGCCTCCGAATGGCCGCCTGAACGGACGATCCGCGCGGAACTCATCCGATGGCTTGCCGCCGACCCGCAGGCGCGGCCGTACGTTCATCCAAGCGGCCTCGGAATCGGCGGTGCGGCGATTGCAGGACAGCTCGACCTTTCTTACCTGACGGTCACGACGCCGCTCACGATCATCAACTCGTCCATTCCCGGGGGGATCGACTTCTCCTTCGCGCATCTGCAGGGCCTGGATCTCTCGCGCGACGAGGTTGGTCCCGTCACCGGCGATCGCGCGACGCTCGCGACCGACCTCCAGTTGACCGGCGGCAAGTACGGTCCCGTCTCCGCCGACCGTATCGCGATTGGGGGCGACGTGCAGCTGGTCGGCGGCGACTACGGGCCGGTCAGTCTCTTTCGCGCGGAAATCGGCGGCAGCCTCGATTGCAGCGCGGGACGCTTCGTCGGCGGCCCCGATCCGCTCTCGATTGTGGAGGCGGACATCAAGGGCGACGCGTCGTTCAACAACGGCTTCACCAGCAACGGCGTGGTCGACCTGACGCTCGCGCAAATCGGCCGCGGCCTCAGCTTCAAGGACGCGCATTTCGTCGGCGCCGGCGTCAACGGACTCAACGCGGACCGCGCCACGATCGGCGCAACGTTTTACTGGGACAGCATCGCTCGCACGCCCGGCACGGAACTCAACCTGACCAGCGCGCGCGCCGCAGCGCTCTGGGACGACGCCGCAAGCTGGCCCGCGCCGGGCAATCTCTTTGTCGACGACTTCGTGTACGGCGATATCAGCGGCGGGCCGATCGACGCGGCGAGCCGGCTGCGATGGCTTGCGCGCCAGTCGCCAGGCTATCGGCCGCAACCGTACGGCCAACTCGCGAAGGTGATGCGCGAGCGCGGCTCTGAGATCGGCGCCGTCGACGTGCTGATGGCCAAGGAGGACGCGCGCCGCGAACGGGGCGGTCTCGGATGGGGCGAGCGGCTGTGGAGCCGCGTGCTCGGCGTCACGATCGGATACGGCTACCGCCCGATGCGCGCGCTTTGGTGGATCCTGAGCTTCGTCGCTCTGGGCTCGCTGCTGTTCGGAATCGGCTACCGCGAGCGCGCAATCACGCCGACCGAGCCCGACGCTTACGATTCGTTCGTGAAGACCGGCGAGCCGCCGCGGCACTATCCGCCGTTCAATGCCGTCGTTTACTCGCTGGAGAATTTCCTGCCGGTCGTCGACTTGCATCAGGGCACCTACTGGCGGCCCAATCCGCGGCACGGAACGGGCGGGCGGATGCGCGCGCTCTCGGGCACGCTGCTGCGATGGTACCTGTGGGTACATATTCTCGCCGGATGGATAATCACGCCGCTGCTCGCGGCGGGACTCTCGGGCCTGCTCCACCCCGATTGACGCGGCCGCCAACCCCGACCCGTGTTTTGGAGATCGCGTGCCGAGGTGTGCTACACAGAAACTGATCCGCCGCGGGCGATAGCAATCGCAACGGCCGGGAAGACTTCACGACCAATTGCGCACACACGGGAGGTAAACGGTGGCATCGATCGAATTCGGCGTGGCGCTGACCTCGGTCAAGGGAGTGGCTGAGTTCGCCCGCCGCGCCGAGCAACTCGGCTACGACTATCTGACCTGTGGCGAACACGTGATGTTCCACGGACCGGTCTCGAACTCGCTCATCGCGCTCTCGGTAGCCGCCGGAGCGACCGAGAAGCTCAAGCTGATGAGCTCGATCGTGCTGCTGCCGCTGTATAACCCGGTGATGCTGGCCAAGCAGGCCTCGGTGCTCGACGTCGCTTCGGGCGGACGCTACCACCTTGGCGTCGGAATCGGCGGCGAGTTCCCCAAGGAGTTCGAAGCGATCGGCGTGCCGGTCAAGCAGCGCGCATCGCGCTCCAACGAGGCGCTCGAAGTGATCAATAAGCTCTGGACGGAAAAGAACGTCAGCTTCGAGGGCCGCTACACGCGATTCTCCGGCGTCACGCTCGAGCCGGCGCCGGTGCAGAAGCCGCGCCCTCCGATCTGGGTCGCCGGGCGCAAGGAGCCTGCGATGCGCCGCGCGGCGAAGTACGCCGACGGCTGGCTGCCGTATATGTACACGCCCGAGATGCTGCGCGAGAGTGTTGCGAAAATCGACGCGTTCGGTCGCGAGGCCGGACGCGACATGAGCGGCTTTCGTCCGGGACTGTTCATCTTCGCCGCGGTCTATCCGGATCGCAAGGAGGCCGAAGAGGTCGCGGCGCGTTCGCTCGGCAAGAATTACGCGCAGGACTTCTCCAAGATCGCCGGGCGCTACGTGCTCTACGGCAGCCCCGAGGATTGCCGCAAGCGCTTGCGCGAATACGTCGACGCCGGCGCGCGCCACGTGATGTTCAGCTGGGCCTGCCGCCACGACGATATCGAACGCAACATGGAAACGATCGCCAAAGAGGTGATACCGGCCTTCCGCTGAGGCCTCCGGCGATTCCGCGCCGCGCGCGCGGCCGTATCGAGGCGCAATCCAATGCCAGAGTCTCCGGCCAAATCGCCATCGGGACCGCTAAGCGGCGTCCGCGTCGTCGACCTCACGCAGAATCTTTCCGGGCCGATGGCGACGATGATCCTCGGCGACCAGGGTGCCGACGTGATCAAGGTCGAGCCGCCGGGAATCGGCGATTTCACGCGCGCGATGGGCGGGACGAAGCGCGGCGTCGGGCCGGGCTTCGCCATGATCAACCGCAACAAACGCTCGATCGCGCTCAACCTGCGCGATCCGCGCGGCCTCGCGCTGCTCAAGCGGATGGTAGCGGGCGCCGACCTGTTCGTGCAGAACTACCGCCCGGGCGTGGCCGAGCGGATGGGCGTCGGCGAGACGGCGCTGCGCGCGGTCAAGCCGGACCTCATCTATGTTTCAATCAGCGGCTTCGGCGAAAGCGGCCCGTACGCCGACCAGCGGGTTTACGATCCGGTAATCCAGGCGCTCTCCGGGCTCGCCGCGATCCAAGCCGACGTCGAAACCGGCCGCCCGCACATGATCCGGCTGATCATTCCCGACAAGGTCACGGCCCTGACCGCGGCGCAGGCGATGACCGCGGCGCTCTTCGCGCGCCAGCGCACAGGCGAAGGACAGCACGTGCGGCTGGCGATGCTCGACGCGGTGATCGCGTTCCTGTGGCCCGAAGGGATGGCCGCGTACACCTTCGTCGGGAACAATCGTTCGAGCCTCCGCGCGGCCCGCGCGCGCGAGCTTATCTTCGAGACCACCGACGGCTTCGTCACCGCGGCCGCCAACACCGACTCCGAGTGGCAGGGTCTGTGCCGCGCGATCGAGCGCCCGCAATGGCTGAAGGACGAGCGCTTCAGAACGCCGGTGGACCGGATCCGCAACGCCGACGCGCGCCTGGAGCTGACCGCCGAAGTGCTGAAGACGAAAAGCTCCGCCGAGTGGCTCGAGCGCCTGCGCGCCAACCAGGTGCCCTGCGCGCCGGTGCTGAGCCGCGAGGAGATGATGCGCAACGCGCAGGTCGTGGCCAATCAGCTGATCGTCGAATCCGAGCATCCGCACGCGGGCGCGATGCGCCAGCCGCGTCCGGCGGCGCGTTTCGAGCGCACGCCGGCCGGGCTTGCCCGTTTCGCGCCGCTGCTCGGCGAACATACCGACGAAGTCCTTGCCGAAGCGGGCGTCGCCGCCGCCGAGCTCGCGCCGCTCCGCGAGCAGGGAGTGATCGCATAACCAATTCGGGCGCAGCGGAGCAACCTCGATGGGCAAAGCTGACGAAATTCTCGATCTCGACGCGGTAGGACTCTCGGCGAAACTGCGCGCGCGCGAACTTTCACCGGTCGAGGTCACCGACGCCTACCTCGACCGGATCGCAGCGACCGAAAAGCGCCTGTGCGCTTACATTACGGTCACCGCGGAACTCGCGCGCGCCTCCGCGATTGCGGCCGAGCGCGAAATCGCCGCCGGCAACTGGCGCGGCGTTTTTCACGGCGTGCCGGTCGCGCTCAAGGACCTCTGCTGCACCAGGGGCATCCTGACCACCAGCGGCTCCAAGGTGCTCGCCGACTACGTTCCCGACCACGACGCCACCGTATGGACCCGTCTTCAGGCCGCGGGGGCGATCCTGCTCGGCAAACTCAACATGCACGAGTTCGCCTGCGGCGGTACCGCCAGGACGGCATGGGGCACCACGCTCAATCCTTACGACGCCGAGCGCATCCCGGGCGGTTCCAGTTCCGGCTCCGGCGCCGCGATCGTCGCGCGCAGCGCCGCCGCCACGCTCGGCAGCGATACCGGCGGCTCGATCCGCAT contains the following coding sequences:
- a CDS encoding LLM class flavin-dependent oxidoreductase codes for the protein MASIEFGVALTSVKGVAEFARRAEQLGYDYLTCGEHVMFHGPVSNSLIALSVAAGATEKLKLMSSIVLLPLYNPVMLAKQASVLDVASGGRYHLGVGIGGEFPKEFEAIGVPVKQRASRSNEALEVINKLWTEKNVSFEGRYTRFSGVTLEPAPVQKPRPPIWVAGRKEPAMRRAAKYADGWLPYMYTPEMLRESVAKIDAFGREAGRDMSGFRPGLFIFAAVYPDRKEAEEVAARSLGKNYAQDFSKIAGRYVLYGSPEDCRKRLREYVDAGARHVMFSWACRHDDIERNMETIAKEVIPAFR
- a CDS encoding SGNH/GDSL hydrolase family protein, whose protein sequence is MIHKAMGTAALILFGVICAAALAEVGVRIANHFFPYFYCYDAARGWGLRPHTAGYYRREGAAYVEINGAGFRGPEFAIPKPPGTVRIAVIGDSYTEAMQVPYEDTFASVAAHRLAQCPLFKGRRVEALNFGVDGYGTTQELVTLRDKVWAYQPDIVVLAIFLGNDVRNNSVSLEPNLCRPFYLEGDGNLVPAGPFESSNSFRLWCMARFDYRKSGLFSLLGGAWTILTSRNQQPTADLPVERAINYDIYKPPTQQVWRDAWQLTDDMIAEMHREVAGHGAAFLTVTLDTSIQVWPDASVRDNFMKHIGVSDLFYPDRRIAALGERDGFEVLTLAEPLYQYAAAHHAFLHGFANSKIGFGHWNVEGHRVAGELIGERLCAMAEAGKCAGCAAGPRARSAAAPR
- a CDS encoding CoA transferase, producing the protein MPESPAKSPSGPLSGVRVVDLTQNLSGPMATMILGDQGADVIKVEPPGIGDFTRAMGGTKRGVGPGFAMINRNKRSIALNLRDPRGLALLKRMVAGADLFVQNYRPGVAERMGVGETALRAVKPDLIYVSISGFGESGPYADQRVYDPVIQALSGLAAIQADVETGRPHMIRLIIPDKVTALTAAQAMTAALFARQRTGEGQHVRLAMLDAVIAFLWPEGMAAYTFVGNNRSSLRAARARELIFETTDGFVTAAANTDSEWQGLCRAIERPQWLKDERFRTPVDRIRNADARLELTAEVLKTKSSAEWLERLRANQVPCAPVLSREEMMRNAQVVANQLIVESEHPHAGAMRQPRPAARFERTPAGLARFAPLLGEHTDEVLAEAGVAAAELAPLREQGVIA
- a CDS encoding alkaline phosphatase family protein, with protein sequence MRGTKLLARSLCVLAIGALCAGAAAAGTAATPIQHVVVIFQENVSFDHYFASYPNAANPAGEPQFFAQPGTPTVNGLTGALLTNNPNKNNSTNVPQINPFLLDRSQASTCDQDHNYGDEQLAFDGGVMDLFPASVGVGESAFCLDQYSYGMGNAIVEGYFDGNTVTAMWNYAQNYALNDNFYGTTFGPSTPGVLNLVAGTTYPATVSAASAKIANPVGLTGTLTGDLDPAGDVCSGSPTIQMGGQNIGNLLSAQGLSWGSFMGGFDLTITNPNGTTGCKRSSPATAANDITNFPPQPGDNNFTADYIPHHAFFNYWSSTANPTHARPTVAPSEYGMFSSTGPGTTDAANHNYDTNDFFAALNAGNLPAVSFLKAPANMDGHAGYSDPLLEQEFVVDVINAVESSDFWSSTAVIITWDDSDGWYDHQMGPIVNPSAWTQTAFTPTSNRQNSDQLNGLGKCGNGTPLNNIEGRCGYGPRIPMLVISPYAKTNFVDHTLTDQSSIIHFIEDNFLGGQRIGGGSFDAISGSLENMFDFSQKVNPGHRHQVLLDPSTGLVTGGHK